CATGTAGTGCTAGACATGTGACAAACATTACCAGTTGTAAGgggaaagtgaaaagcctcattCCTTGACCACCTTTGTCTTGAAATAGCCAAaaaacttgcaagattgaaagagagacatacgggagaaagcttggagagtgcagaaatgtagttcttccattttcttAGTGTAGGGTAGTTTTAGTTTTAGATAGTTTATCCTTTCTTGTATGTTAGCTACATGAAGaggaagatggaggatgaagaaggcaaggaaatgaactcatgtgacaagggttacattccttccaaactctttatcttgtacttgattctattgtttggttaatatacaagtctggcttttatgttatttatgtgtctctaaagtttatgccttgggtttggttgaaattcctatgattgttagtgtttattatttggctatttgattgctattaTTTGAGctagttatttagcactttaactctttaaatcatgattaatctggtaccattaattgtgattatctaaggtgttgtttctacaatgaaaatgaagatttaacactagttcaagaagtgctaaatctagggagtacactcacgagagtagaggtgcacctatgtggttttaatgattaatttcatgtaatttcattgaagaaatgaatttgtaactaatttcataaccatgagaatatgtatggattagctatgagtataattgattcactacgaaagtaggattcatatgcataaggaaattacaccataactagcctagatagtagtattcaatgatccaaatatgacacttgcatgagtagttagggatactataacctaaggagctttcatttgttattttgcataagttcagtaggtttcATTTCTTATATTTCATTGATAGTCtcaataatagagaagctttagtaacaccggtaattgttcaAGCTTTCTCGTGGGATCGATCCGACACATGCcctaaactactaatttgacCTGTATATTTGCAGTCAAACGGGTGTAAATCGgattttaacttgtacgtatatcAAAAGCCCGTCACTAATGTAATTGTTTTGGCAAGCAGTTATTGAAATGGTTGCTCGATGCCTCACAGAACTTACTATAGCAGATTATTGATCGACTTAAATTGTCTTTATGCTTATGGAATGATCTTTTGTTGTATCTGTTATTTGGAAATGAAGTTCAGCATTATGTGAAATGGTTTTTTATGTACTATAATTATAAATAATTCAATaactttgatgatttttgtgtaAAAACATCATTTGTGAAAATTGATAGGGGGAATATCTCGAGAGAGTCCATTAAAGAATCCAATATGTAAGTCAAAAACCCAACTCTGACTCAAAAGTTTAAATCATTAGGTTTCGAACCCTTAATTACATATTAACtgctcttcctctctctctctcggaccAATGTGGgatgataagtgactaatttacgtaataattgtatgacattttatattatttttagtcactttgggtaattattggaagaatatgaatcattttggctataatttggtgaaaaatgctttaaGGTTGATTAAAGTGAAGGTTTTTATCACTAATTTTACTTGgaattttgtgtatttttgaCAGTTTGAACAATTTTCGTTTTCGGCTAATAACTTgaagttacaatgatcggattggggaTGATtccttgaacccatttgaaagATAAAAGATAGGATCTATCAACTTTGGGTGAAGACATctaatccagtttgaaggttttccagctCAAAAATGCGAATTACAATACGCacaatttctactggtcgaaacacTGGAAACaggcaatgagcaggtaagggtatttagtcatttctcagcctacacagatccaaatgaggtgaattcttcttgatgcattggaagcAACTCACGGCTACAAGTTTTAATGTTTTGGTCAAGACTAAAactcagcttttatcatcaaagaaaagatcggttgaaAGTTGGGCccaaaaaacagagcaagtgatccacactcggatccactattcatctcCGAACCCTCGTTGTTTATGGGTTAGTGGAtctgagctcggatccatatggatccgacaGGTACTGGTAGCAGTTTGcctcggatcactggtcagaaaaggctgctctgctacgcgtaaaactcaattcaCCTCttcaccaactcacattggactgctagacatgtgagaaattccagctgtaaaagggagtgtaatcctcatttcttgaccattTCATCATAAAAAGGAGCAAACAATTCAATTGCAAAAAGGGGATGGGGAAGTTCATAgcaagaaaaatagagagaaaaTACGCGGAGAAGCTTGAGTTGAAGAAATGTTAGCtcttcatctccctagtgttgaGTTTGCTtgagtatagagtagtgtagcgttttccattcttgtttattatcttagattaggatgaaagatGAAGGAATGCAAGAAGAcaaggaagaaagcttcatgtgacaagggttgtattcgcTTCCAAactcttttatctttttgtatTTGAtatccaaatttagttaataataCAAGTTCCTAGGATTTTGTGTTTCAATATGTGTTTCTTAAAGTTATAacccttgggtttggttgaactttttCCTATGATTGTTCAGTGCTATTGTTCTTGGTTATTTGACtgtatgatttgagcaagttatttagcactttagcttcTTTGAATTCTATGATTAATTCTGGTACCGATTAAGTGtggattatctaaggtgttgttttctgcaatgaaaattgagatttaacactaagtcaagaagtgctaaaacatagggagtacactcacgaaagtagaggtgcacttatgtggtttttagtgaacTTCAATTTCAATGTAATTCATTGAagaaaatgaacttgtagctaaatTTCATAActcatgaaaataggtatggattagttatgagtataattgattcactacgaaagtaggattcaaatgcataaggaaattacaccataattagcctagatgtagtattcaatgatccaaatataacacttgcatgagtagttagggataccacaacctaaggagcttttatttgttattttgtataatttgagtaggtaaaatttgttatatttcattgatagtctaaataatagagaagctttagtagtaccggtaattgcaatcttccttgtgggatcgacccttaataccctatactcgctcacgattcgtatacttgcgataaatcgcgtgtggggtgtttaggagtttataaatataaaacttgattAGAATGAGGCAaaatgtatatgtatactcccgcgcacgtcaagtttttggcgccgttgccggggaagatttggcaatatcggtgtgaagagtaactttattagtttagacatattattagttatactgtgaatgttattttttgttattttagtgttttatatgtgtatgtgttttatcacctattcttcttactaattttgctcttaagttatttaaaagcaattttaggtgatgaggaggataggtcaatttggaggacaatgcttgagaagtggaagattggcaagggatggttaccaagtgcaaaactccttcaacagaggtaaccaagaatttactgaatgtatgtcttttgaagatggtttaaggtgcttaaaggctaaatttgatgttatgatgttacaagttcaaatggacacaattatgcatgaaattgagcaagggaggaatgttaatgtttttaattcttatcatgtgatttgtgacttgtgtggaggttatcatgctactcatacatgtatgcaagcacaaaatgtggattattatgatgaattagagcattacaatccttgttttgatcaatatagtgctaaatggagcaattctcctgcttatggttgggatgatcaatgtacttatagtgattattcatgtttttatgattaccaacctaaaagtgtccaatatgaatcaaaaccatcttgggagttggcaatagagaagttagctaatgcacctctaccttgggagttagaaagtgaaccattagctaatgattataatgcatcttgggagctagctgcagaaaatttttctaatcaatttgatttagcattagaaaagctagcaaatgcaactttcgatcgttttgataggattgaggaaagaatagatgaattagcttctcactttggtcgaatacatgagcaattgagtgcattgtgtgaagttatttcctctaataatgtgcaaaatgatcctagcatgaatggtgggaatgttgtatgtgaaaatgggttgcattttgatgaaaatgatgaatttcaattgtgttttaatgagcaaatatccatttcacatgataatatctttggaactaactttgagcctcaagaggtgagttttaatgactcatttttcacccctcttgaggagtgcattgaaagtataggttctaaaggtattcctacccaagatactctcatgacatttcctttggtaagttctcaagtggtgcatattcaaggtaatatctatgaaacacttggaatatgtaagtcacttccatctctcacatcattagatcttgtggcttttgctataaagtcacattttaatgatccaccacggcctaaaatggtggattattcgttaactaaacctccttgaaaaatgaggagaaatagtcaagctattgactttaaagaagcgcttattgggaggcaacccaatgcttgtttaagttggtgttactttggagtgattttatgtttaaagtatgagtttgagttattttgttattttttcatttgtaggttttggaaaaagatgcaaaagtgaccaaatgaggtgaaaaaggcgaagtttgatcaaagatctcaatacctcaaattcagtaattatggtttttgatgcattaaagaggtttagaatgcatgtttagatcattttacatgtgtgtgaatggtttattttgacatagaaatgatctagggtgtattttgaagaattgaggtcaaactgaaaattgtaaaaattctgcaataagtgcagattcaatggatccaaggcctcggatccatatggatccaaggcctcggatccacttctgcaatcagagaaaaacttcgagcttcttgatccgagctcggatccgtatggatccaaggcctcggatccacttctgcaatcagagaaaaacttcgagcttcttgatccgagctcggatccgtatggatccaaggcctcggatccacttctgcaatcagaaaaaattcgagcttcttgatccgagctcacttatcatgatccgacctcggatccttttaaaaacgaaggcttggatcacttttcaactcctcttttcttcatgttggcttgttttttttagttgttcgattaatgtttttgtgtgttttgtaggtggcaatggcaagagttcatgcaaatgatctcaattgcaaagggtgcaataagtgaacttccattctttctcaaatacggttggaaattcatcacttggacatggattcggattgcgcaagtcataaggggagtattttcttttactctttctttattttccttttctcacattgaggacaatgtgaagtttaagtgtgggggaggaaatatgtgaacttgcattctaatgctatgtgatgatattttgtggatttaaatgcttagaaatattggaattgtgtttgaattatttgccatgtggataatttgcttgaaattgggtttgttggcaggaagttttcatccatttataaggagaaactctgtaaaaatttttctaaaatcttttccaatatttcactatggcccaaaagttcttcaaatttttgcattttcattcaaaaagggcaaagtattccaaccttaagtgttttattcttccaattgttgaaactttatgtgtattttggaaggtttagtcctcatttaacttggaaatagttattatgcaattagaatttttacattttagaaagtatatttggtaaagtgaggaaaattatgcctataattttacatgtttaatgagatttcttctctttacttaattttgcaagtaagtgattgatatagtcgataaaggttatattcctcctttgattattcttatatattttctaagaggggttatctatttattgtcctttatttctgaaaaagaaaaaaaaaagagaaagtaaataaaaattgttctactccaatgattcatgtaccgagtaaccgggggttggcatcaacaaatgtcgacattcgcgtaaaaaggtacttgaattaagagtatgcatagcaacttgaataagtgaaatattgagtaaccggggatcttcacctaaaagtgtcgattttcgcgtaaaaaggcattctcactatttaagtaaaatttgtgtgaataaatccctcttagttatagaattttgagaaaaagatgattataggaggaggaaagctataaattgactatgtgatttgcttatttgtaaaattaatttagggtaagagattaagtttaacttgttgaatttagggtataattatctttcctttacttgatattatgagtatttagtgtaaattgaataattgtataatgattattttccaagtcttgaggaattaaattggacaaagtgcatatattatttcacctcttgaatcattgcatttgattatgtgtgaattgcttgaggacaagcaatgatttaagtgtgggggagtttgataagtgactaatttacgtaataattgtatgacattttatattatttttagttactttgggtatattattggaagaatatgaatcattttggctataattggtgaaaaatgcttttaagtgattaaatgaggtttttatcactttttacttggattttgtgtattttgacagttttgacacattttcgtatttcggctataacttgagttaaaatgatcggattgggatgattcttgaacccatttgaagataagagatagatctacaactttggtgaagacatctaaatccagtttgaaggttttccaggtcaaaatgccgaattacaatagcaaatttctactggtcgaaactggaacagggcaatgagcaggtaagggtatttcagtcatttctcagcctacacagatccaaatgaggtgattcttgatgcattggaaagctaactcaaagggctacaagttttatgttttggtcaagagctaaatcagcttttatcatcaagaaaagatcggttgaagttgggccaaaaacagagcaagtgatccacactcggatccactattcatccgaaccctcggttgtttctgggttagtggatctgagctcggatccatatggatccgaggtactgtagcagctcggatcactggtcagaaaaggctgctctgtacgcgtaaaactcaatttcacctccaccaactcacattggatgctagacatgtgagaaacattcccagctgtaaaagggagatgtaatcctcatttcttgaccacctttcatcataaaagagcaaaattcattgcaaaaaggggatggggagttcatagcagaaaaatagagagacatacgggagaagcttgaagttgcagaaatgtagctctttcatctccctagtgttagtttagcttagtatagagtagtgtagcttttccattcttgtttattatctagattaggatgaagatggaggatgaagaagacaaggaagaaagctcatgtgacaagggttgtattccttccaaactctttatcttttgtatttgattccaaatttagttaatatacaagttctggattttgtgttcaatatgtgtttctaaagtttataccttgggtttggttgaactttctatgattgttagtgttaattgtttggttatttgactgctatgatttgagcaagttatttagcactttagctcttgaattcatgattaatctggtaccattaattgtgattatctaaggtgttgtttctgcaatgaaaattgagatttaacactagttcaagaagtgctaaacatagggagtacactcacgaaagtagaggtgcacttatgtgatttttagtgattcatttcatgtaatttcattgaagaaatgaacttgtagctaatttcataaccatgaaaataggtatggattagttatgagtataattgattcactacgaaagtaggattcaaatgcataaggaaattacaccataattagcctagatgtagtactcaatgatccaaatatagcacttgcatgagtagttggggataccacaacctaaggagcttttatttgctattttgtataatttgagtaggtaaaatttgttataattcattgatagtctaaataatagagaagctttagtagtaccggtaattgcaatcttccttgtgggatcgacccttaataccctatactcgctcacgattcgtatacttgcgataaatcgcgtgtggggtgtttaggagtttataaatataaaacttgattAGAATGAGGCAaaatgtatatgtatactccgcgcacgtcatGGGACATAATTctttactcatgaacctaaGAAATCTCTCCTTTTATGAGTAATCTCTtacattaaacccaaatttaCAAATCAATTTTCGAACTCACTTTAATACTCAACGCAAGTCCTCCTCATCACCTAAGGTTACCTCTTCTCCCAATCATGGACTTGCTCTTCTTTCCCCCTGCCAAACCCATGGCACACTTGGTCTAACACTAGCCAAACTCTTTAGCCCTTTTGGCACTTCGGCCCATTatcaagaagagaattttcaTCGGTCCAACTTAGAGAAGAATTCACTTGCCCGTGAGTAGCCCAGTCTCATAACTTGAAACTCTTATATCAATTTGATAGGGAGAAACACCTCGAGAGAGTCCACCAAAGAACCCAACATGTAAGTCAGGAACCCAACTCTAATCCAAAAGTTTAAACCATTAAATTTTGaacccttacttacatattaacttTCTTTCTCTATCTCTCGGACCAATGTGAGACATAATCCTTTACTTATGAATCTAACAATAACTTCAAGCTGGTCTTGATGAAGAGCAGTTAATGCATGCTTCTTTGATGATTTTGGGTTACTGTTGCAGCTAAATGGGATTCTAATTGTTCCTTAATAAGACTGATGATTGGCAAGAGCTAATGAGGATTATCTGTTATTGTAACCCTCTGTTCCTTAACAAATTTTCTGTCTTTTTCATAGTATAATCTATATATCAGTTTTTTGGATAAATATTTTCAGATGAATCTTAGTAACACTAGCTTAATTGAGGAAGTACACAAATACAATGCTCAATTTTTATTGGGGATACCAGATTGTAATATTTGTGTAGAAGTTCTTTACAATGATGCAAAGATGCAttggattgttttttttttatttgtactcctaattttatcaagaaaatttcttgaatatgAGAATCTTCCTTATTCTCTTTAGTCGCATTTCAGCTTAGAATGGTAAAAATTGTAAACATAGCTGCAACAAAATATGATGAATCAATGATGGGTAACGTTTTTTATGAAAATTGTGAGTTTTGATTTGCTCAAGATAAAGGAACTTGATTGTAAATTTGGTTTTCACAGTAATAAGATCCAAATTTTAGATCTCTTAAAGTAGTAGTTGAAAATATTTATATTCCCATGAAAAGTTTTTATAATGTAGATTGGTCATCTTGTTTATTCTTAGTGGTATTATTGATAAACTCATATAATTTGTTGTGTAAATAGGAGAACCAATCTATTTCTGTTATAACAATGAAAAGGTTTgtcttttaaaatattaaattctacaaaaataagaaaaagcaTAAAAAATGCTCTACAGCAATAAGAATTGAGACAAATTTAATAGCAGTGAAGTTTTTGGAATATTAGGCACAAATAATTGCAAAATAAGTTTGTCTAACGAATGCACTCCTTGATCaaggtagtttttttttttaaaaataatgacACTAAATTGTCTCAATAATTATGAGTTTTTGTTGATAGGATATTTATTATGTGTAAATGAGGCCCTAATAAGAAAAAATGTTTTCTTGATAAAGTTTTTTTGTTGTTACGTAGTCCCAAGTACTACACTAGAAATTAATATTTCATACAACTAGAAATGCTATTTGTGATGTTGAGTCttatttttcagaaaaaaaatcTTCGACATTCTTAAGAATTTCATATACATAAGTTTTAGTAATAAAGTAGatgaattttattatattttcaaACAAATGATAAATTTTGTGAATGGTCAAAAGTTACAACTTGCCATACAAAGCTATTAAAAGTTAGAATCAGTGAGTTTAAGTCAAACAATAGTAattttttgtccaaaaaaatGGTATCTTTTACTAATGAAATGTTAAATTTGGTGGATGGAACAAACTTTCTACTTTATTGCACAAACTCACTATTTTActcaaaaaaattacaaaaattggAATAAGTTTAATTCAAATAGTAGTAATTTTTGTCCAAAACAAAAGtatatttactaataaaatagtaaatttgatGAATGGATCAAACTTGCTGCTTTATTTGACAAACTTCGTATTTTACTCGAGAAAACTTACCATAATTGGAATTGGTAAGTCTAATTCAAATTATAATaagtttttgtcaaaaatggtaatttttattGATAATATGGTAAATTTGGCAAACTGATCAAACTTATTGCTTTATTAATTACATTTACTATTTTATTCTGCAAACTTACAATAGTTCGAATCAGTATGTTTAAGTCAAATAATTGAAATGTTTTGTCAAACAAtagtaaattttattaataaaatggtaaatttGATGAATTGTTCAAACATACTACTTTATATAAGTATTTATCTATGACTTTCCGCTTACTTTACATAAGTATTATCTATGACTTTCCACATCTGCACTAAACATTTGGGCATAGTGATGGTCCTCCATCTTTCTAGGAGATTGCTAAAATGTATTAACTGGTTCTACTTCATGTTCTTGGCTCTTTGCTTTTCTTGCCTACACCTTTTTATCCTCAAGTTCTTTTACTTTTCTAAACAAAATGCACAAGAAAACGGAAGAATAAGGAGGCACAGAAGAAGAACACAATAACAAGAGGTGTAATGAATCTGCCAGAAGACATATTGCTCCAAATTCTCTCATGGCTGCCTGCAGAATCTTTAATTAGATTCAAATGTGTCTGCAAAGCATGGTATGCCCTTCTTGAGGATCAAAATTTTATCTATACACATGTAAACAATATGATCAATCCCATTAGACGAAATGTCAATGCTCATCTACTCATCAGCTGCCGTAGTTCCATGACTAACAAAAGAGTCATCTCATTATCTAGGGATTCCTCACTTGATAGATTCATTAATCAAGATCTGCCACCATTTTTTAGCAACAATTTTGGCCAAATTAGATTGATAGGTCCATGTAATGGTATTATCTGTTTGTATGGCTATCCAGACCAGATTGCCCTGTGCAACCCTTCAATAGGACAATTCAAGATCTTGCCTCCTTCACAAGTTTCACGGCCCCATGACATAAAGGTCCGTGGAGGCGATATCGGGATAGGTTTTGACTCCAAAATCAAGGATTACAAGGTGATACAAATTTTGTTTTGCATTTCTAATCAGAGCGGCCTGTATTATCATGTTGAGATATACTCATTAGGGACAGATTCTTGGAGAAAATATGATGCAGCTGTTCCAGCTAATGTCATGTATACCAATATGTGGAGTATGGTATacaaaaatgagacattttGCTGGTGGGCGCAAAATGGTAATACCGAGGTGATACTTTCCTTCAACATGAGCAAAGAAATCTTCCAAGAGACACCGTTGCCATCAGATATAGAATGTTTTGGTGGAAGGCACAGAACTACGCGATCCATCGTGCCATTGAACGAGTCCATTGCGCTGATTGTTTACCGTatgaaggaaaaggagaaagtTTTTGATGTTTGGGTGATGAATGAATTAGTTTTAGGAGCTCACGAGAAGTCTACTTGGACTAAGCAACTAAGTATTGGTCCTATTTCAGGTGTTGAAAGGCCACTGGGATTTTGGAAGAGCGGTGAACTCGTTCTGGAAAATTGTTCTCGAGAGCTGGTTCTCTATGATAGAAAAACTAAGGAAATTAAGAATCTTGGACTTCATGGCAAAAGGGATAGATTGGAAGTCCTTGTTTATTATGATAGCATAGTTTCTGTCCAAAGAGTTTGAAACTCTATCTTTTTCACAATCGAAAAGTGCAACCCCAAAACATTGTAATTTTCAGAGAAGAAATTACCAATTCTGGATAGACATGAATTTTTTGGAGAAGAAACTGCACTTGTTTTCATAATCTA
Above is a genomic segment from Coffea eugenioides isolate CCC68of chromosome 5, Ceug_1.0, whole genome shotgun sequence containing:
- the LOC113770987 gene encoding F-box protein At3g07870-like, whose amino-acid sequence is MNLPEDILLQILSWLPAESLIRFKCVCKAWYALLEDQNFIYTHVNNMINPIRRNVNAHLLISCRSSMTNKRVISLSRDSSLDRFINQDLPPFFSNNFGQIRLIGPCNGIICLYGYPDQIALCNPSIGQFKILPPSQVSRPHDIKVRGGDIGIGFDSKIKDYKVIQILFCISNQSGLYYHVEIYSLGTDSWRKYDAAVPANVMYTNMWSMVYKNETFCWWAQNGNTEVILSFNMSKEIFQETPLPSDIECFGGRHRTTRSIVPLNESIALIVYRMKEKEKVFDVWVMNELVLGAHEKSTWTKQLSIGPISGVERPLGFWKSGELVLENCSRELVLYDRKTKEIKNLGLHGKRDRLEVLVYYDSIVSVQRV